In Cyprinus carpio isolate SPL01 chromosome B16, ASM1834038v1, whole genome shotgun sequence, the following are encoded in one genomic region:
- the LOC109061598 gene encoding zinc finger protein ZFAT-like isoform X4 — translation MDPVQADVSSVFMCKICNLFSPSKPLLLSHVNETHSNEGGDPDTCIIALKPLTTQEPQSSEVVVKRKRGRPKGSTKKVQPEKVLKNTPNQQEKESTEIQPLAVAEEPRADGSDLECKKCNRVFSNRRQISKHICFVGLKEAADDIEYNGNNTDANKISDEEEEKERTPKKACVMRTDKLSSAKDPESASSNKNPIISVVLTSHEAMPGASKIVPIEAAPAEPSTQTVADAGSQEAAVKRGYQEYAIQQAAYEEPLKSNRLGQTQLKIFTCEYCNKVFKFKHSLQAHLRIHTNEKPFKCPQCDYASAIKANLSVHMRKHTGEKFSCELCSFHCLSKGHLKVHVERVHKKIKQHCRFCKKKYSDVKNLLKHIRETHDMNDKKVQDSYNEYSLQTREGKRQLLYICQICNRKFKNELERDRHMMVHGKERPFGCELCDHGSTKFPALQAHIRKHPFIYVCAICQEKFVSSVRLRSHLREFHPESDEPSAFANSINSSFCLLKPGDDIQKDMLNQDELKITEELSQLNAQELLTTEITCMAQEDLQTQCSDSLVVESDLLVQNSKDENPISDSMNETITQEMACEDAINAQKLQDDPIKTECSMTEDQNPAGGPAPLTPEKAQTHSEQLISKDTFPQTKEDVIVPQTNADEELVGSEQEEISAFKQIVEQMQKRQLNMEVFERIRKVYGDLECEYCGKLFWYQVHYNTHVRTHTKEHLHYCSQCNYSSITKNCLKRHVIQRHSDILLKCPSEGCLYCTPDKYKLQAHLRTHSDIVKRSFTCPVCQESVPEDKVREHIKSNHPDVSLNHISETLGIRVHVKGVIGKRASKCPYCDCFFTRNGADLQQHIWAHEGLKPYKCSQCDYASRSKSNLKAHMNRHSTEKTHLCDLCGKKFKSKCTLKSHKLMHTADGKQFRCTECDFTAALRPHLLRHMEQHAAFKPFRCAHCHYSCNISGSLKRHYNKKHPNVQYINAGTGASSSETVTEQGGVKCPVCNYVYGTKWEMNRHLKCKHGLKVVETDSLGLNQWEVVESVEEPAMQYLHIAETEDPQGTETAVSALQDLRFNTQNGVVSATAGDRLDPASVNILQQIIELGSENHDGAVASVVAMAPGTVTVVEQVEEEEPQANHAMMIQDALQQATVGLGEEHHLVVSSDDMEGIKTVTVYTQGEDASQFIVYVQEAVQEAVQTEETTTV, via the exons ATGGATCCAGTGCAAGCAG ACGTTTCTTCAGTCTTCATGTGCAAAATATGCAACTTGTTCTCTCCCAGTAAACCATTGCTGCTGTCTCATGTTAATGAGACTCACTCCAATGAAGGAGGTGATCCTGACACTTGTATTATAGCACTTAAGCCTTTAACAACTCAGGAGCCACAGAGTTCAG AAGTTGTTGTGAAAAGAAAGCGTGGAAGACCAAAAGGCTCTACTAAGAAAGTCCAACCAGAAAAGGTCCTGAAAAATACACCCAATCAGCAGGAGAAAGAGTCCACAGAAATACAGCCGCTGGCAGTAGCTGAAGAGCCAAGGGCGGATGGCAGTGATCTGGAGTGCAAGAAATGCAATCGCGTGTTCAGCAACAGGCGACAAATCTCCAAACACATTTGCTTCGTAGGACTGAAAGAGGCCGCTGATGATATAGAGTACAATG GTAATAATACTGATGCAAATAAAATcagtgatgaagaggaggagaaagagaggacACCAAAGAAAGCTTGCGTGATGCGGACAGATAAGCTGTCCAGTGCAAAGGACCCTGAATCAGCAAGCAGCAACAAAAACCCTATTATCAGTGTGGTCCTTACCAGTCACGAGGCCATGCCTG gTGCCTCTAAGATAGTTCCTATTGAAGCAGCTCCAGCTGAACCGTCCACCCAGACTGTTGCAGACGCAGGGTCCCAGGAGGCAGCAGTGAAAAGGGGATACCAGGAATATGCCATTCAGCAAGCTGCTTATGAAGAACCCCTCAAATCAAACAG GTTAGGACAGACGCAGCTTAAAATCTTCACATGTGAATACTGCAATAAAGTCTTCAAGTTCAAACATTCACTGCAGGCTCACTTAAGAATCCACACAAATGAGAAACCATTCAAGTGCCCGCAGTGTGACTACGCCAGCGCTATAAAGGCCAATCTTAGCGTTCACATGCGGAAACACACCGGGGAGAAATTCAGCTGTGAGCTGTGCTCATTTCATTGCCTCAGCAAAGGACACCTCAAAGTGCACGTGGAGCGAGTGCACAAGAAGATCAAGCAGCACTGCCGATTCTGCAAGAAGAAATACTCGGACGTGAAGAACCTTCTAAAACACATCCGCGAGACTCATGACATGAACGACAAGAAGGTACAGGACTCCTACAATGAGTACAGCCTCCAGACCAGGGAGGGCAAGAGACAGCTTCTGTACATCTGTCAAATATGCAACCGCAAGTTCAAGAACGAGCTTGAGCGCGACCGTCACATGATGGTTCATGGCAAGGAGAGACCCTTCGGCTGCGAACTCTGCGATCACGGCTCAACCAAATTCCCAGCCTTGCAAGCCCACATCCGAAAGCATCCCTTCATCTACGTGTGTGCCATTTGCCAGGAAAAATTTGTCAGCTCTGTGCGACTAAGGTCACATCTCAGAGAGTTCCACCCGGAATCAGATGAACCCTCAGCTTTTGCAAACTCCATCAATTCCAGCTTTTGCTTGCTTAAACCAGGCGATGACATTCAGAAGGACATGTTGAATCAGGATGAGCTTAAGATCACAGAAGAGCTGTCACAGCTCAATGCCCAGGAGCTGTTAACCACAGAAATCACTTGCATGGCTCAAGAGGACCTTCAGACTCAGTGCTCTGATAGTTTAGTGGTGGAGTCAGACCTTCTTGTACAGAACTCAAAGGATGAAAATCCCATTTCAGACAGTATGAATGAGACAATAACACAAGAGATGGCCTGTGAAGATGCGATAAATGCCCAAAAACTTCAAGACGATCCAATTAAAACGGAGTGCAGTATGACAGAAGATCAGAATCCTGCTGGAGGACCTGCACCTTTGACACCTGAAAAAGCACAAACGCACTCTGAGCAGTTAATATCAAAGGATACATTTCCACAAACCAAGGAAGACGTGATTGTTCCACAAACTAACGCCGATGAGGAATTAGTCGGTTCAGAGCAAGAAGAGATATCAGCTTTCAAGCAGATTGTAGAGCAGATGCAAAAACGACAGCTTAACATGGAAGTGTTTGAACGGATTCGGAAAGTGTACGGAGACCTTGAATGTGAATACTGTG GTAAGCTTTTCTGGTATCAGGTGCACTACAATACACATGTGCGAACTCACACGAAAGAGCACCTCCATTACTGTTCTCAGTGCAATTATTCCTCCATCACTAAAAACTGCCTGAAGAGGCATGTGATCCAGAGACATTCGGACATCCTGCTGAAGTGTCCCTCCGAAGGATGCCTTTACTGTACACCTGACAAATACAAGCTTCAGGCTCATCTCAGAACCCATTCGGACATA GTCAAGAGAAGTTTTACATGCCCAGTGTGTCAAGAGTCTGTTCCTGAGGACAAAGTTAGAGAGCATATTAAAAGCAACCATCCAG ATGTGTCTCTGAACCACATCTCGGAAACGTTGGGAATACGTGTACATGTGAAAGGAGTGATCGGGAAACGAGCCTCCAAATGCCCGTACTGTGATTGTTTCTTCACAAGGAATGGGGCAGATCTTCAGCAGCACATATGGGCTCATGAAG GGCTGAAACCGTACAAATGCTCACAATGTGATTATGCCTCAAGAAGTAAAAGCAACCTCAAAGCTCACATGAATAGACACAGTACTGAGAAAACACATCTTTGTGACCTCTGTGGAAAAAAGTTCAAGTCTAAATGCACTCTGAAAAGTCATAAGCTCATGCACACAGCAGACG GAAAGCAGTTCAGATGTACTGAGTGTGACTTCACTGCTGCACTGAGACCGCATCTCCTTCGTCACATGGAGCAACATGCAGCTTTCAAA CCTTTCCGTTGTGCGCACTGCCACTACTCGTGCAACATTTCAGGTTCCCTGAAAAGACACTATAATAAGAAACATCCCAACGTTCAGTACATCAATGCTGGAACAGGGGCGTCCAGTTCTGAAACTGTGACAGAACAAG gtGGAGTCAAATGTCCTGTGTGCAATTACGTTTATGGCACTAAATGGGAAATGAACAGACACCTAAAGTGCAAACATGGTCTCAAAGTGGTGGAGACTGACAGTCTGGGTCTGAATCAGTGGGAG GTAGTGGAGTCAGTGGAGGAGCCGGCCATGCAGTACCTTCACATAGCTGAGACTGAGGATCCGCAAGGAACAGAGACTGCTGTATCAGCTCTGCAGGACCTGCGCTTCAACACACAAAATG GTGTTGTGTCTGCCACAGCGGGAGACAGACTAGACCCGGCGTCTGTCAACATCCTGCAGCAGATCATTGAACTGGGCTCAGAGAATCATGATGGCGCTGTGGCTTCTGTGGTTGCCATGGCTCCCGGTACAGTTACCGTTGTAGAGCAG
- the LOC109061598 gene encoding zinc finger protein ZFAT-like isoform X2: MLRDVSSVFMCKICNLFSPSKPLLLSHVNETHSNEGGDPDTCIIALKPLTTQEPQSSEVVVKRKRGRPKGSTKKVQPEKVLKNTPNQQEKESTEIQPLAVAEEPRADGSDLECKKCNRVFSNRRQISKHICFVGLKEAADDIEYNGNNTDANKISDEEEEKERTPKKACVMRTDKLSSAKDPESASSNKNPIISVVLTSHEAMPGASKIVPIEAAPAEPSTQTVADAGSQEAAVKRGYQEYAIQQAAYEEPLKSNRLGQTQLKIFTCEYCNKVFKFKHSLQAHLRIHTNEKPFKCPQCDYASAIKANLSVHMRKHTGEKFSCELCSFHCLSKGHLKVHVERVHKKIKQHCRFCKKKYSDVKNLLKHIRETHDMNDKKVQDSYNEYSLQTREGKRQLLYICQICNRKFKNELERDRHMMVHGKERPFGCELCDHGSTKFPALQAHIRKHPFIYVCAICQEKFVSSVRLRSHLREFHPESDEPSAFANSINSSFCLLKPGDDIQKDMLNQDELKITEELSQLNAQELLTTEITCMAQEDLQTQCSDSLVVESDLLVQNSKDENPISDSMNETITQEMACEDAINAQKLQDDPIKTECSMTEDQNPAGGPAPLTPEKAQTHSEQLISKDTFPQTKEDVIVPQTNADEELVGSEQEEISAFKQIVEQMQKRQLNMEVFERIRKVYGDLECEYCGKLFWYQVHYNTHVRTHTKEHLHYCSQCNYSSITKNCLKRHVIQRHSDILLKCPSEGCLYCTPDKYKLQAHLRTHSDIVKRSFTCPVCQESVPEDKVREHIKSNHPDVSLNHISETLGIRVHVKGVIGKRASKCPYCDCFFTRNGADLQQHIWAHEGLKPYKCSQCDYASRSKSNLKAHMNRHSTEKTHLCDLCGKKFKSKCTLKSHKLMHTADGKQFRCTECDFTAALRPHLLRHMEQHAAFKPFRCAHCHYSCNISGSLKRHYNKKHPNVQYINAGTGASSSETVTEQGKSFLTRMKPALTVQHIHCCFLLDIQCCLKLHQCVCVCVCVLSGGVKCPVCNYVYGTKWEMNRHLKCKHGLKVVETDSLGLNQWEVVESVEEPAMQYLHIAETEDPQGTETAVSALQDLRFNTQNGVVSATAGDRLDPASVNILQQIIELGSENHDGAVASVVAMAPGTVTVVEQVEEEEPQANHAMMIQDALQQATVGLGEEHHLVVSSDDMEGIKTVTVYTQGEDASQFIVYVQEAVQEAVQTEETTTV, translated from the exons ACGTTTCTTCAGTCTTCATGTGCAAAATATGCAACTTGTTCTCTCCCAGTAAACCATTGCTGCTGTCTCATGTTAATGAGACTCACTCCAATGAAGGAGGTGATCCTGACACTTGTATTATAGCACTTAAGCCTTTAACAACTCAGGAGCCACAGAGTTCAG AAGTTGTTGTGAAAAGAAAGCGTGGAAGACCAAAAGGCTCTACTAAGAAAGTCCAACCAGAAAAGGTCCTGAAAAATACACCCAATCAGCAGGAGAAAGAGTCCACAGAAATACAGCCGCTGGCAGTAGCTGAAGAGCCAAGGGCGGATGGCAGTGATCTGGAGTGCAAGAAATGCAATCGCGTGTTCAGCAACAGGCGACAAATCTCCAAACACATTTGCTTCGTAGGACTGAAAGAGGCCGCTGATGATATAGAGTACAATG GTAATAATACTGATGCAAATAAAATcagtgatgaagaggaggagaaagagaggacACCAAAGAAAGCTTGCGTGATGCGGACAGATAAGCTGTCCAGTGCAAAGGACCCTGAATCAGCAAGCAGCAACAAAAACCCTATTATCAGTGTGGTCCTTACCAGTCACGAGGCCATGCCTG gTGCCTCTAAGATAGTTCCTATTGAAGCAGCTCCAGCTGAACCGTCCACCCAGACTGTTGCAGACGCAGGGTCCCAGGAGGCAGCAGTGAAAAGGGGATACCAGGAATATGCCATTCAGCAAGCTGCTTATGAAGAACCCCTCAAATCAAACAG GTTAGGACAGACGCAGCTTAAAATCTTCACATGTGAATACTGCAATAAAGTCTTCAAGTTCAAACATTCACTGCAGGCTCACTTAAGAATCCACACAAATGAGAAACCATTCAAGTGCCCGCAGTGTGACTACGCCAGCGCTATAAAGGCCAATCTTAGCGTTCACATGCGGAAACACACCGGGGAGAAATTCAGCTGTGAGCTGTGCTCATTTCATTGCCTCAGCAAAGGACACCTCAAAGTGCACGTGGAGCGAGTGCACAAGAAGATCAAGCAGCACTGCCGATTCTGCAAGAAGAAATACTCGGACGTGAAGAACCTTCTAAAACACATCCGCGAGACTCATGACATGAACGACAAGAAGGTACAGGACTCCTACAATGAGTACAGCCTCCAGACCAGGGAGGGCAAGAGACAGCTTCTGTACATCTGTCAAATATGCAACCGCAAGTTCAAGAACGAGCTTGAGCGCGACCGTCACATGATGGTTCATGGCAAGGAGAGACCCTTCGGCTGCGAACTCTGCGATCACGGCTCAACCAAATTCCCAGCCTTGCAAGCCCACATCCGAAAGCATCCCTTCATCTACGTGTGTGCCATTTGCCAGGAAAAATTTGTCAGCTCTGTGCGACTAAGGTCACATCTCAGAGAGTTCCACCCGGAATCAGATGAACCCTCAGCTTTTGCAAACTCCATCAATTCCAGCTTTTGCTTGCTTAAACCAGGCGATGACATTCAGAAGGACATGTTGAATCAGGATGAGCTTAAGATCACAGAAGAGCTGTCACAGCTCAATGCCCAGGAGCTGTTAACCACAGAAATCACTTGCATGGCTCAAGAGGACCTTCAGACTCAGTGCTCTGATAGTTTAGTGGTGGAGTCAGACCTTCTTGTACAGAACTCAAAGGATGAAAATCCCATTTCAGACAGTATGAATGAGACAATAACACAAGAGATGGCCTGTGAAGATGCGATAAATGCCCAAAAACTTCAAGACGATCCAATTAAAACGGAGTGCAGTATGACAGAAGATCAGAATCCTGCTGGAGGACCTGCACCTTTGACACCTGAAAAAGCACAAACGCACTCTGAGCAGTTAATATCAAAGGATACATTTCCACAAACCAAGGAAGACGTGATTGTTCCACAAACTAACGCCGATGAGGAATTAGTCGGTTCAGAGCAAGAAGAGATATCAGCTTTCAAGCAGATTGTAGAGCAGATGCAAAAACGACAGCTTAACATGGAAGTGTTTGAACGGATTCGGAAAGTGTACGGAGACCTTGAATGTGAATACTGTG GTAAGCTTTTCTGGTATCAGGTGCACTACAATACACATGTGCGAACTCACACGAAAGAGCACCTCCATTACTGTTCTCAGTGCAATTATTCCTCCATCACTAAAAACTGCCTGAAGAGGCATGTGATCCAGAGACATTCGGACATCCTGCTGAAGTGTCCCTCCGAAGGATGCCTTTACTGTACACCTGACAAATACAAGCTTCAGGCTCATCTCAGAACCCATTCGGACATA GTCAAGAGAAGTTTTACATGCCCAGTGTGTCAAGAGTCTGTTCCTGAGGACAAAGTTAGAGAGCATATTAAAAGCAACCATCCAG ATGTGTCTCTGAACCACATCTCGGAAACGTTGGGAATACGTGTACATGTGAAAGGAGTGATCGGGAAACGAGCCTCCAAATGCCCGTACTGTGATTGTTTCTTCACAAGGAATGGGGCAGATCTTCAGCAGCACATATGGGCTCATGAAG GGCTGAAACCGTACAAATGCTCACAATGTGATTATGCCTCAAGAAGTAAAAGCAACCTCAAAGCTCACATGAATAGACACAGTACTGAGAAAACACATCTTTGTGACCTCTGTGGAAAAAAGTTCAAGTCTAAATGCACTCTGAAAAGTCATAAGCTCATGCACACAGCAGACG GAAAGCAGTTCAGATGTACTGAGTGTGACTTCACTGCTGCACTGAGACCGCATCTCCTTCGTCACATGGAGCAACATGCAGCTTTCAAA CCTTTCCGTTGTGCGCACTGCCACTACTCGTGCAACATTTCAGGTTCCCTGAAAAGACACTATAATAAGAAACATCCCAACGTTCAGTACATCAATGCTGGAACAGGGGCGTCCAGTTCTGAAACTGTGACAGAACAAGGCAAGTCCTTCCTCACCAGAATGAAACCAGCCTTAACCGTACAACATATACATTGTTGCTTTTTGTTAGACATACAGTGTTGCCTCaaactgcatcagtgtgtgtgtgtgtgtgtgtgtgtgttatcaggtGGAGTCAAATGTCCTGTGTGCAATTACGTTTATGGCACTAAATGGGAAATGAACAGACACCTAAAGTGCAAACATGGTCTCAAAGTGGTGGAGACTGACAGTCTGGGTCTGAATCAGTGGGAG GTAGTGGAGTCAGTGGAGGAGCCGGCCATGCAGTACCTTCACATAGCTGAGACTGAGGATCCGCAAGGAACAGAGACTGCTGTATCAGCTCTGCAGGACCTGCGCTTCAACACACAAAATG GTGTTGTGTCTGCCACAGCGGGAGACAGACTAGACCCGGCGTCTGTCAACATCCTGCAGCAGATCATTGAACTGGGCTCAGAGAATCATGATGGCGCTGTGGCTTCTGTGGTTGCCATGGCTCCCGGTACAGTTACCGTTGTAGAGCAG
- the LOC109061598 gene encoding zinc finger protein ZFAT-like isoform X1 — protein sequence MDPVQADVSSVFMCKICNLFSPSKPLLLSHVNETHSNEGGDPDTCIIALKPLTTQEPQSSEVVVKRKRGRPKGSTKKVQPEKVLKNTPNQQEKESTEIQPLAVAEEPRADGSDLECKKCNRVFSNRRQISKHICFVGLKEAADDIEYNGNNTDANKISDEEEEKERTPKKACVMRTDKLSSAKDPESASSNKNPIISVVLTSHEAMPGASKIVPIEAAPAEPSTQTVADAGSQEAAVKRGYQEYAIQQAAYEEPLKSNRLGQTQLKIFTCEYCNKVFKFKHSLQAHLRIHTNEKPFKCPQCDYASAIKANLSVHMRKHTGEKFSCELCSFHCLSKGHLKVHVERVHKKIKQHCRFCKKKYSDVKNLLKHIRETHDMNDKKVQDSYNEYSLQTREGKRQLLYICQICNRKFKNELERDRHMMVHGKERPFGCELCDHGSTKFPALQAHIRKHPFIYVCAICQEKFVSSVRLRSHLREFHPESDEPSAFANSINSSFCLLKPGDDIQKDMLNQDELKITEELSQLNAQELLTTEITCMAQEDLQTQCSDSLVVESDLLVQNSKDENPISDSMNETITQEMACEDAINAQKLQDDPIKTECSMTEDQNPAGGPAPLTPEKAQTHSEQLISKDTFPQTKEDVIVPQTNADEELVGSEQEEISAFKQIVEQMQKRQLNMEVFERIRKVYGDLECEYCGKLFWYQVHYNTHVRTHTKEHLHYCSQCNYSSITKNCLKRHVIQRHSDILLKCPSEGCLYCTPDKYKLQAHLRTHSDIVKRSFTCPVCQESVPEDKVREHIKSNHPDVSLNHISETLGIRVHVKGVIGKRASKCPYCDCFFTRNGADLQQHIWAHEGLKPYKCSQCDYASRSKSNLKAHMNRHSTEKTHLCDLCGKKFKSKCTLKSHKLMHTADGKQFRCTECDFTAALRPHLLRHMEQHAAFKPFRCAHCHYSCNISGSLKRHYNKKHPNVQYINAGTGASSSETVTEQGKSFLTRMKPALTVQHIHCCFLLDIQCCLKLHQCVCVCVCVLSGGVKCPVCNYVYGTKWEMNRHLKCKHGLKVVETDSLGLNQWEVVESVEEPAMQYLHIAETEDPQGTETAVSALQDLRFNTQNGVVSATAGDRLDPASVNILQQIIELGSENHDGAVASVVAMAPGTVTVVEQVEEEEPQANHAMMIQDALQQATVGLGEEHHLVVSSDDMEGIKTVTVYTQGEDASQFIVYVQEAVQEAVQTEETTTV from the exons ATGGATCCAGTGCAAGCAG ACGTTTCTTCAGTCTTCATGTGCAAAATATGCAACTTGTTCTCTCCCAGTAAACCATTGCTGCTGTCTCATGTTAATGAGACTCACTCCAATGAAGGAGGTGATCCTGACACTTGTATTATAGCACTTAAGCCTTTAACAACTCAGGAGCCACAGAGTTCAG AAGTTGTTGTGAAAAGAAAGCGTGGAAGACCAAAAGGCTCTACTAAGAAAGTCCAACCAGAAAAGGTCCTGAAAAATACACCCAATCAGCAGGAGAAAGAGTCCACAGAAATACAGCCGCTGGCAGTAGCTGAAGAGCCAAGGGCGGATGGCAGTGATCTGGAGTGCAAGAAATGCAATCGCGTGTTCAGCAACAGGCGACAAATCTCCAAACACATTTGCTTCGTAGGACTGAAAGAGGCCGCTGATGATATAGAGTACAATG GTAATAATACTGATGCAAATAAAATcagtgatgaagaggaggagaaagagaggacACCAAAGAAAGCTTGCGTGATGCGGACAGATAAGCTGTCCAGTGCAAAGGACCCTGAATCAGCAAGCAGCAACAAAAACCCTATTATCAGTGTGGTCCTTACCAGTCACGAGGCCATGCCTG gTGCCTCTAAGATAGTTCCTATTGAAGCAGCTCCAGCTGAACCGTCCACCCAGACTGTTGCAGACGCAGGGTCCCAGGAGGCAGCAGTGAAAAGGGGATACCAGGAATATGCCATTCAGCAAGCTGCTTATGAAGAACCCCTCAAATCAAACAG GTTAGGACAGACGCAGCTTAAAATCTTCACATGTGAATACTGCAATAAAGTCTTCAAGTTCAAACATTCACTGCAGGCTCACTTAAGAATCCACACAAATGAGAAACCATTCAAGTGCCCGCAGTGTGACTACGCCAGCGCTATAAAGGCCAATCTTAGCGTTCACATGCGGAAACACACCGGGGAGAAATTCAGCTGTGAGCTGTGCTCATTTCATTGCCTCAGCAAAGGACACCTCAAAGTGCACGTGGAGCGAGTGCACAAGAAGATCAAGCAGCACTGCCGATTCTGCAAGAAGAAATACTCGGACGTGAAGAACCTTCTAAAACACATCCGCGAGACTCATGACATGAACGACAAGAAGGTACAGGACTCCTACAATGAGTACAGCCTCCAGACCAGGGAGGGCAAGAGACAGCTTCTGTACATCTGTCAAATATGCAACCGCAAGTTCAAGAACGAGCTTGAGCGCGACCGTCACATGATGGTTCATGGCAAGGAGAGACCCTTCGGCTGCGAACTCTGCGATCACGGCTCAACCAAATTCCCAGCCTTGCAAGCCCACATCCGAAAGCATCCCTTCATCTACGTGTGTGCCATTTGCCAGGAAAAATTTGTCAGCTCTGTGCGACTAAGGTCACATCTCAGAGAGTTCCACCCGGAATCAGATGAACCCTCAGCTTTTGCAAACTCCATCAATTCCAGCTTTTGCTTGCTTAAACCAGGCGATGACATTCAGAAGGACATGTTGAATCAGGATGAGCTTAAGATCACAGAAGAGCTGTCACAGCTCAATGCCCAGGAGCTGTTAACCACAGAAATCACTTGCATGGCTCAAGAGGACCTTCAGACTCAGTGCTCTGATAGTTTAGTGGTGGAGTCAGACCTTCTTGTACAGAACTCAAAGGATGAAAATCCCATTTCAGACAGTATGAATGAGACAATAACACAAGAGATGGCCTGTGAAGATGCGATAAATGCCCAAAAACTTCAAGACGATCCAATTAAAACGGAGTGCAGTATGACAGAAGATCAGAATCCTGCTGGAGGACCTGCACCTTTGACACCTGAAAAAGCACAAACGCACTCTGAGCAGTTAATATCAAAGGATACATTTCCACAAACCAAGGAAGACGTGATTGTTCCACAAACTAACGCCGATGAGGAATTAGTCGGTTCAGAGCAAGAAGAGATATCAGCTTTCAAGCAGATTGTAGAGCAGATGCAAAAACGACAGCTTAACATGGAAGTGTTTGAACGGATTCGGAAAGTGTACGGAGACCTTGAATGTGAATACTGTG GTAAGCTTTTCTGGTATCAGGTGCACTACAATACACATGTGCGAACTCACACGAAAGAGCACCTCCATTACTGTTCTCAGTGCAATTATTCCTCCATCACTAAAAACTGCCTGAAGAGGCATGTGATCCAGAGACATTCGGACATCCTGCTGAAGTGTCCCTCCGAAGGATGCCTTTACTGTACACCTGACAAATACAAGCTTCAGGCTCATCTCAGAACCCATTCGGACATA GTCAAGAGAAGTTTTACATGCCCAGTGTGTCAAGAGTCTGTTCCTGAGGACAAAGTTAGAGAGCATATTAAAAGCAACCATCCAG ATGTGTCTCTGAACCACATCTCGGAAACGTTGGGAATACGTGTACATGTGAAAGGAGTGATCGGGAAACGAGCCTCCAAATGCCCGTACTGTGATTGTTTCTTCACAAGGAATGGGGCAGATCTTCAGCAGCACATATGGGCTCATGAAG GGCTGAAACCGTACAAATGCTCACAATGTGATTATGCCTCAAGAAGTAAAAGCAACCTCAAAGCTCACATGAATAGACACAGTACTGAGAAAACACATCTTTGTGACCTCTGTGGAAAAAAGTTCAAGTCTAAATGCACTCTGAAAAGTCATAAGCTCATGCACACAGCAGACG GAAAGCAGTTCAGATGTACTGAGTGTGACTTCACTGCTGCACTGAGACCGCATCTCCTTCGTCACATGGAGCAACATGCAGCTTTCAAA CCTTTCCGTTGTGCGCACTGCCACTACTCGTGCAACATTTCAGGTTCCCTGAAAAGACACTATAATAAGAAACATCCCAACGTTCAGTACATCAATGCTGGAACAGGGGCGTCCAGTTCTGAAACTGTGACAGAACAAGGCAAGTCCTTCCTCACCAGAATGAAACCAGCCTTAACCGTACAACATATACATTGTTGCTTTTTGTTAGACATACAGTGTTGCCTCaaactgcatcagtgtgtgtgtgtgtgtgtgtgtgtgttatcaggtGGAGTCAAATGTCCTGTGTGCAATTACGTTTATGGCACTAAATGGGAAATGAACAGACACCTAAAGTGCAAACATGGTCTCAAAGTGGTGGAGACTGACAGTCTGGGTCTGAATCAGTGGGAG GTAGTGGAGTCAGTGGAGGAGCCGGCCATGCAGTACCTTCACATAGCTGAGACTGAGGATCCGCAAGGAACAGAGACTGCTGTATCAGCTCTGCAGGACCTGCGCTTCAACACACAAAATG GTGTTGTGTCTGCCACAGCGGGAGACAGACTAGACCCGGCGTCTGTCAACATCCTGCAGCAGATCATTGAACTGGGCTCAGAGAATCATGATGGCGCTGTGGCTTCTGTGGTTGCCATGGCTCCCGGTACAGTTACCGTTGTAGAGCAG